From the genome of Sylvia atricapilla isolate bSylAtr1 chromosome 19, bSylAtr1.pri, whole genome shotgun sequence:
agggatggagcagcagctgccagacagATCCACGCCCTGAAAAATACCATTGGGAGACTCAACGTTGTACGTGTCccttttgttcttgcttttaCTTCGTTGTCTTGTTATATGGCTACCTTAAAAAAGTAATGTTATAGTTGCTAATCCAGCAAAACCTAAGGAAAACTGGAGGGATTTAACATCCTTAAGgtgtttgtggtttggttttaaagTGGGATATTTACTTCCAGTTACCTTCTGCACAGAAGTGAAcgattatttccttttgtttgtgttttgtgggttttgtttgagctgatgtgttttgtttttctcattcctttgtttacttttgtttgcttattgtttttccttcaggagaAACACATGAGCAGCACAGATATAAATGCTCTAACAAGACAAAAAGAGCTTCTGCTCCAGAAGTTGAGCACCTTTGAGGAAACCAACCGAACCCTGCGAGAACTtcttgcagagcagcagtgccgGGAGGTGAGAACTGCTGTGTGTGGAACCTAGCTGATTACAGGAGCCTCTGTTGGCTCGTGGGCTGGAAGGGGAGTTTGAGTTTGAAATCTTTCAACTCtttttcccagccctgtggcagATCCTGTCAACCCATAAATGTTTGatagtttttatttgttttttttttttttctttgtatctgCCTGATTCATAGAGTAAGACTGGTTTTTCTGCTCTGAGGATGGTAGAGCCTCTAAGTCTTTTACTGCATTAAAAGGTTCAGGCACTGCTGTGTTGCCAGGTGTCTCCTTTGGATACAGCTGTATCTGCTTATCCTGCTGGTCTCAAACGCTGCTGCTGCACTTGGATGGCTGGAGTGGCCTCAGCTAATGGGAGCCTACAGATATTCAGAACTTTGATTTTGTAGGCTCTGAGggcaacagcagagaaattggAAACAATTCTTTGCTGCATGTACAGAACAATTCTCTGTTGTTTGTAAGAGCaataggaaaatgaaatttctattCTTTCTATATTCCATTTCACCAAAAGCAGGCTGATGGTAACAGTTACCTCAGCCACCAGTAAGGCTGGATAAAAGGTCTGAATTCTTCCACATGACTCTCCCTGAGTAGTGGGAGAGTTCAGAATGATCATACATTGCCAtggtgtttgtttggggttttttaaatctttgaCTGGGAAGTGAAAAAACTTTCTGAGATAGATAATGATATTCGAAATATTTAGCAAATGTGATGTTTCTCTATATCTTCTAAGAACTGCTGCTACAGCTGGGTGGAAATAGTTGATTTTCCCAGTTCCATTAAAAGAACCTGTATAAAATTGACTTTTTATTTAACAATATTtgtcatgtatttattttgtagaAAGATGCCCAGAAGGTACTGGATAGGcaagcagtgctgctgaaaagGCTGGCTGACTCAGATGCAGAGAACATGGTAAGCAAACCACAACCTCTCATTTCTGTAATGATACAGCAGAAAGGTGTAAAATGGCAGACCCTTCTTTGTCTTATATTCTGCTGTCAAATCTTACACTAGTGCCTTTTAgatcaataaaaaaattatttgagctTTTGTGGTAATCAGAGGCACTACACTGCTCCTCTGGTTAACAATCTGCATTTCAAAGTGGctggatttttcatttcctttgaaatatgaGGGCTTTGAATGAGGATAATTCTGTGTATTGAGCTCTGTCACTGGATGGATTTACCTTGTGCCAGTTTTTGttgatttccttctctgttaACTGAGACAAGAGTTCTTCTAGGGATGAGGGTGCTGTTGTGGATAACAGACTGTGCCACAAATCAGGTGGTCATGACAGGGAGGCAGTTACACCTCCTGCCTTCTACCTGCTGTTCTAAATCTGTTTGTTCCTGAACATCtgtgtggtgtttgtttttccagcaaCTTCAGATCAGgcttcagggaaaagaaaaggaattggAAAGCCTCACAATTCAGATAGTGACAGAAAaggtaattttgttttttgggttttccctctcttttctaCTTTCCAGTTCTGTAAAACCATAGGCAGTCCAAAAGATGAGGTTGTTTGCAGACAGCTATTTTAAGATCAGATGACTGGTTTGCTTATAAAACTGGGCAGTACCAACTCTCACACTGTTGTGGGTTCCATGTTTTGCTAATAAGACACCTGTCTTATTAGCAAAATGTGGATGGATAGGTAGACTTCTCTTTGCTTGGGCACTGAATTGCTATTCTGTTTAAGGTCCTGTTGGTTCCCAGTCACAGATTCCTATCTGTTCTTAGTTTAGGAAGGGGGAATGAAGTGGAAGAGATCAGATATGGATATTTTGCCCTAGAACACACCTTTCAGGCCAGTCATTCAAATGTGTTGTAAAATAAATGGCTGCTCATTTGGTCCCTTTTTGTGGACTAAATGAGCTGTAAGGGCCCATCTGGAGGTGGCTGGAGACATCATTCATTGAAGAAATCTGAGATTACTACTGCGTATAATAAAGTGTTCCTTCTATTAGCTTGTTGagtaaaaataatgtttgtcTTGATCCTGCTTATGTAGGAACAAGCAAAGAAAGCATATGAGCTTGCCAAAGCTATGGAGACTATGAAAGCCCATTTGCAAGCCCAGCTGCGGAGCAAAGAAGTTGAGAACAACCGTCTGGCGACACAGCTGCGGGTACGTCTGCACTGCTCCCTGGGGATTGTCTCTTCCTTAGCTCCCATGGACTGAATTCACTGCACAAGCTTCTTACAAAGTCTGGTTGACTCAAATATTGGCTGGTGATGTTTATGCCATTAACACACAGCATGATTTTCAAGTTaagtaagaaaaagagaagtctTCACTTTTGAGGCATGAGGCAAAATCTTAGCCTTAAGGTCTATGTGCATTaattggattttatttttcctgagttAGTTACTCCATAATTATTGAAAAGAGTGCTTTGGTTTAGTCAAGTATCAAGACAAACCAAAActatttaatttgcatttttgtaaaaatgCTGTGCCAATTTGATCATCCTTGTTCATCTGTTCTACAGTATTAATGAGGAGGAGAAAGTTCCCCTGGTTTATTTTGATTAGAGTTTTATATTTAGCATATGTTGGGATGATGTTACAAGGAGTATAAATGTGTTAATAGTTTAGAGGAGCTTTAATCTGTTCTAGTAAGAGCTGCATAAAGCAACATTATATGCAAACATTGCATcaataaaaagaattttctcagGTAGATCAAAAGACTgttaaaacagtatttattttggttgggagagaaattaatgttttaggAAGCAGCTTATgaataaagaaaggaagactcttggaagaaaaggaagatgtcATGCTGCCATCTCTTTCAGCATTTAGACAGGATTGTGTAGGTGAAACCTGACTGCACGTTCCTCTAGGCTTAACACTGGGAATTTGTGCCTGGTTCCTATCACCATTTTTAGGAAATTGGTTGTTGCTTTGGGTTTGCAGGTGTAAAACAGGCATTAATCCATATAGTGGGTTTTGTTGCCCTGCAGAATGTGGAGATCAGTGAAGCTCAGCTTAAGGAAGAGCTGGAACTTGCCTTGGAGCAGCAGAAAGACACGAAGATGAAGGGGGATGATGATAAAGAGGCCCTGAAGAAAGCGATCCGTGCACAGAAAGAGCGAGCAGAGCGAAGTGAGGAGTATGTGCAGAAACTGACTGCCCAGCTATCAGAGAAGGTACCTGCTGAAACAGGAGAGGCCTAGTTTGAGGTCATGCTTTTAAATTGTTGACTTCTGAtagcagccctggggagagtCTCTTCTTTGGACTAATGaaattttttcctgtcttgatGCCATGGCCCATTTATGCCAAGTTTAGAACAAATCCAGTTTGCTCAGCTATCACTGTATTCACTGCATGTCCTAAGTTAAGGGCATCTCTGTGCATTATCTGCATATCTCACACCAGTGATTATTTTGTCTTCTCccttacttttttcctcttgcatttcCCTTGTCTGACAGGAAAATGCTATTGCTGAGATCCAGGCCAATCTCGAGTCCTGGAAGGCTCGCTGCAGCAAAATAGTGAAGGAGAAGGATGACCTTGAACTGGAAGTCGTTACACTGAACAGGTTAGAGTAAAATCagtgcagaaaaagaagcatgaGTGGCAATGTGTTCTGAGTTCAAGGATAATTTAATCGAATAATAGCAttgaaatgaatattttaattggaTTGCTTGTAAATAACCAAGCAAGCCCAGCACTGCCTAAGGGCTAGAGCAGAATTTAAGAGGTGGAGAGACATGTGACTTCTGCTGCTGACTTGCTACAGCAAAGACAGACTCTTTAAGGTTTGTTGAGCCTTAAAACTGTTCCTTTGGCATTTTGTAATgctttgaattaaaataatttttgttttgagatcttcttaaataactgaaaatggAAGATATTAAAAGAGATAAGTAGTGTAGTGGATGCCAGTTTTGTTATGAAGGTAAATAAATGTGTTAGTATCACTGCAGTACagttgctgctgcagggaaaagtAGGTATGGGTTGAGAGAGGCATATCTTTATCCTGTGCATCTCTGAGACAATTCATTTGAGCTCCAGGAGGACAACTCCAGTTAATTTCCAGGAAGTATAAAAAGACTGAAGTGATTGAACAGTGAAACAAAGAAGTGCATACGTGACTGGAGATGGAAGATGAAAAGATAGGGAAAAGCCATGTTTCTGAAGCTACTTTTTAAAGGTTAAGAGCCTTACTCTTGTCACTtaatggattaattttttttctgtctggcAGCCGTATTGCAGACTTGATGGAACAACTGGCAAGGGTCCAGGAAAAGACACGAGACGAACATGAAGCTATGGCAGATAAAGTGCAGCAAATGACTGGAGAGAATAATACTTTGAAGAGAGATAATGAAAAACTAAAGGTCAGTGACTGAGAGTTTGAAGATCAAATGttaggaggaaaagaaggggGAATTAGAATAACTTGCTTGGCCACTGAGGACCAAGTCAAATTGCACCCATTGCTCCTATACAGTTTGAGACCTGTTCATATAAGCTGACTGTGACAGGGCCAGTGTgctgggaggagacagaggaaGTGTGCATACTAGGAGAACTGTGTTTCTTCCATGTTTTGGCTAGGAGTATCTCCAACTACTGTTTCATCTAGCTGGGATCTTAAATCTTGTCCTTACCCTTATGCTGCTGACTAGAGAATAAACAGGTGTTGCAGCTCATACAGAGAGAATGGTaatccccagaaaaaaaaaatgactggCACATTTCTCTTGTTGTCCTTTACCATGAGTGATCTTGTGGACGATCtacatctttttttccatctcaagcctctgtgctctgctgatgCAAATTTGGCAGTCTACCGAAGTCTGGAATGTTTTAGTAACCTGCATAGccaaaactgtgttttctcagTCTAGACAACATTAGCTCACATGGCTGGTACTTCCAAATGCTCAatgggaaatgttttcctttttcaggcTGCTCTGAACTCAATGGAGGACAAGCTGAACCGAGCGCAGATGGAATTGCAGCATCTCCAGAACTCTGTCAGGAGCTATGAAGGGTTGATTGAAACCTACACAGCACAGGTGGGTCTCAGAACCTTCAGTCCTTGCATAAAGGTGTTTCGTCCTTCCACTGTGGCTAACTCTGTAATGCATTAGCTATTGCTGACTGGAGCAGTTTCAGTTACTCCAAGGCATTGCACACGTGTTGAAAACTACATATAACAGATAAAGTCTGCGGTCTGTTTTTGAATATCCAGGCACAGAAGGCCCGAAAGGAAGCAGATGAGCTGGCAGCAAGACTGGAGAGATGTGAGAGTGAGAACCAGACAATAAGAGATGAAATGAACAAGGAGCTTGAAGAGGTAACTAACCCTCTAAAGACATGTTGTAGAAATTCATGGATGTCTAGTGAAAAACAGCTATGAATAGGATAGAAAAGTCTTATCTTGGCTCTGCCTTTTGCCTCAGGTTTTTTCTCAGGACTTGTTCACTAAGTTTTGCATAATGAACATTTAGCAGCTTCTTTTTGACTATATGGCATTCATTCTTCCAAGATGTATAAATTATTTAGTGTGTCCTTTGCTGCAGGAGTAGTGGTTTAGAACAGTGGATAATAGGTTACACCATTATCTGATGTGGAACAGCTGACCTCAAAAGCAGAGGTGGTATTTCTAGAAAAATTGAAGTCCAGAATCTAAAATACTCATTCTTATACCATTCATAAGGAATGCCAGTTCCTAAGTGAAAGCTTTTTGGAGTAGGAAAAGACCTTAGGTTTTGAACTCCAGCACTGGCCAAATATCCACACAGTGTCATCATGGTTGTGGACTAACAAAAGCTTTATTGAagtagagaaatatttttgtcttgatCTTATGAACGTTTGAAAGTTCCTCATGTTCTCTTCTTTGATTACAGGCTCGTGAGAAGTTCCAGTCCCAGCTTTCTGATCTGGAAAAACTGCCTGATATCCTGAAGTACACTGAGACACAGCTGGCAGAGTGCCATGAGCAGCTCATGTGTTATGAGAAGAAGAACACAGACCTGTGTGCCATGATTTCAGATCTCCGTCAGCTGGTAAGGGACTGGCAGAAAATGCCCCTACCAGTGCAAAGCTCAACTCTGAAAGCAGAATGAATTTCTAATCACAGCAAGGTTCAAACTTCGTCTCTGTTCTCGTCTCTTTTTGAAAAGATTAAACGtgcactgcaaaataaaagtgtGTGCCATGTCTTTGTGCAAGAAGTTAGTGGCTTTGCTGGTAGCATTCCTTAATATTTGAAAGATTTCACATCCCTTGGTGCAGAATCTTTCTGGGGCTTGTTAGCAGCCGTGGCAGCACTTGCTAATGCCAGCCCTTGCTTCTGTTACTTCCATCCTCTTGCCAGCTTTCCCTTCTGTAGTTTTCTGCTGATGGTGCTGGCCCAACATTTTCTCACTCTGATTTCAGGTTGTTTTCCCAGTTTCTATTTTTTGTTCCCAAAGACTGAGTAGGTATTGCAGGACAATTTTAGACAGGGATGACATCTACAGCTGTGCCTCAAGACAGCAGATGATCTCTTTCTGACCACTTTAGTCTGCTTAGTTTGGAATTGTAAACCTCCCTAGTGTTTCAGGCTCTGATGCTGTTGTGGGCTGCTGGCAtgtttgttgctgctgttcttgtgtgtgtgcttgGCTTGCAGGTGCTGCTCTACCTGCAGGAATTTATGGGCctggattttcttttgcagtACTGATGAGTTTTCCTACACCCACCCAGACTGTAACTGGAAGCATCAACTTAAATGCATGTTTAGTTCTTTTCTATACAGTGTTCCATTTCAGAAGCTCTCCTGAAGTTATAAATGGAACATACTTCCTTCTGAGATCTGCATATGTTTTAGGTGGTTGGACATCTGTGTGTAGTGACTACTCTGTGAAGTAATTAATTCCTGTAATTTTTAGATTGACCTCCAGGGGGACAAAATGGAGATGACAAGAGAGAGATATCAGTCTacacaagaggagaaaaagcaactCACCTTGAAGGTGGAGGAGCTAGAAAGGTTAGAAATACTAGGCTCTCTTGCTTTTTTAACCTTATATTTCCATTGTT
Proteins encoded in this window:
- the ODF2 gene encoding outer dense fiber protein 2 isoform X3; translation: MKNRSSSPPLHVHVDENTPVHVHIKKGQKTTPAKCQQKQKQKSKGDGVRTVRVKTKAPWIPPGKTSTRDTILKWEESAERHEAAPNPECERMQSVLRLSDLSTDDDAATCCKINQYEKKIDNLMNMVGTLKKEVKMQKMEEQEEMTMRLLEEQKEELNEVTQELVQTENENSRLRRNIERIKEEKDMTVLEKECLQQEKECLMTKLNEAERDGAAAARQIHALKNTIGRLNVEKHMSSTDINALTRQKELLLQKLSTFEETNRTLRELLAEQQCREKDAQKVLDRQAVLLKRLADSDAENMQLQIRLQGKEKELESLTIQIVTEKEQAKKAYELAKAMETMKAHLQAQLRSKEVENNRLATQLRNVEISEAQLKEELELALEQQKDTKMKGDDDKEALKKAIRAQKERAERSEEYVQKLTAQLSEKENAIAEIQANLESWKARCSKIVKEKDDLELEVVTLNSRIADLMEQLARVQEKTRDEHEAMADKVQQMTGENNTLKRDNEKLKAALNSMEDKLNRAQMELQHLQNSVRSYEGLIETYTAQAQKARKEADELAARLERCESENQTIRDEMNKELEEAREKFQSQLSDLEKLPDILKYTETQLAECHEQLMCYEKKNTDLCAMISDLRQLIDLQGDKMEMTRERYQSTQEEKKQLTLKVEELERKLESTSAQNIEFLQVIAKREESIHQCQLRLEEKSRECSSLARQLEMAIEDAKRQVEQARERAVSRERAAQSKMLDLETQLSRNKTELNQLHRNKEDAERRYESRLQDLRDRLEQSESTNRSMQNYVQFLKSSYDNVFRESAFLGSPSHARSLL
- the ODF2 gene encoding outer dense fiber protein 2 isoform X1, whose amino-acid sequence is MLTKAGHCSSLNTEGNVVSSFLVHRFPFIVFPFPICGRRAMKNRSSSPPLHVHVDENTPVHVHIKKGQKTTPAKCQQKQKQKSKGDGVRTVRVKTKAPWIPPGKTSTRDTILKWEESAERHEAAPNPECERMQSVLRLSDLSTDDDAATCCKINQYEKKIDNLMNMVGTLKKEVKMQKMEEQEEMTMRLLEEQKEELNEVTQELVQTENENSRLRRNIERIKEEKDMTVLEKECLQQEKECLMTKLNEAERDGAAAARQIHALKNTIGRLNVEKHMSSTDINALTRQKELLLQKLSTFEETNRTLRELLAEQQCREKDAQKVLDRQAVLLKRLADSDAENMQLQIRLQGKEKELESLTIQIVTEKEQAKKAYELAKAMETMKAHLQAQLRSKEVENNRLATQLRNVEISEAQLKEELELALEQQKDTKMKGDDDKEALKKAIRAQKERAERSEEYVQKLTAQLSEKENAIAEIQANLESWKARCSKIVKEKDDLELEVVTLNSRIADLMEQLARVQEKTRDEHEAMADKVQQMTGENNTLKRDNEKLKAALNSMEDKLNRAQMELQHLQNSVRSYEGLIETYTAQAQKARKEADELAARLERCESENQTIRDEMNKELEEAREKFQSQLSDLEKLPDILKYTETQLAECHEQLMCYEKKNTDLCAMISDLRQLIDLQGDKMEMTRERYQSTQEEKKQLTLKVEELERKLESTSAQNIEFLQVIAKREESIHQCQLRLEEKSRECSSLARQLEMAIEDAKRQVEQARERAVSRERAAQSKMLDLETQLSRNKTELNQLHRNKEDAERRYESRLQDLRDRLEQSESTNRSMQNYVQFLKSSYDNVFRESAFLGSPSHARSLL
- the ODF2 gene encoding outer dense fiber protein 2 isoform X2, with amino-acid sequence MVEPRATRRRRRPGPCGRVSCVCCGHPPPTSTHGRPSNSRRADGELKWLRTPRGTSWCVSSVNEETPSSFPKTVSRKVKTLKVTESAERHEAAPNPECERMQSVLRLSDLSTDDDAATCCKINQYEKKIDNLMNMVGTLKKEVKMQKMEEQEEMTMRLLEEQKEELNEVTQELVQTENENSRLRRNIERIKEEKDMTVLEKECLQQEKECLMTKLNEAERDGAAAARQIHALKNTIGRLNVEKHMSSTDINALTRQKELLLQKLSTFEETNRTLRELLAEQQCREKDAQKVLDRQAVLLKRLADSDAENMQLQIRLQGKEKELESLTIQIVTEKEQAKKAYELAKAMETMKAHLQAQLRSKEVENNRLATQLRNVEISEAQLKEELELALEQQKDTKMKGDDDKEALKKAIRAQKERAERSEEYVQKLTAQLSEKENAIAEIQANLESWKARCSKIVKEKDDLELEVVTLNSRIADLMEQLARVQEKTRDEHEAMADKVQQMTGENNTLKRDNEKLKAALNSMEDKLNRAQMELQHLQNSVRSYEGLIETYTAQAQKARKEADELAARLERCESENQTIRDEMNKELEEAREKFQSQLSDLEKLPDILKYTETQLAECHEQLMCYEKKNTDLCAMISDLRQLIDLQGDKMEMTRERYQSTQEEKKQLTLKVEELERKLESTSAQNIEFLQVIAKREESIHQCQLRLEEKSRECSSLARQLEMAIEDAKRQVEQARERAVSRERAAQSKMLDLETQLSRNKTELNQLHRNKEDAERRYESRLQDLRDRLEQSESTNRSMQNYVQFLKSSYDNVFRESAFLGSPSHARSLL